A window of the Bacillus toyonensis BCT-7112 genome harbors these coding sequences:
- a CDS encoding helix-turn-helix domain-containing protein: MFFRKNRTQLKKWLDRQGIEQQELAKKSKVSTKTISKACRDTDYIPKPEIMKKLLHTIRKIDPQAKINDFWDM, encoded by the coding sequence ATGTTTTTCCGCAAAAACAGAACCCAACTAAAAAAGTGGTTAGATCGGCAAGGAATTGAACAACAAGAGTTAGCAAAAAAATCTAAAGTATCTACGAAAACAATTAGTAAGGCATGTAGAGATACAGATTATATCCCCAAACCTGAAATCATGAAAAAACTATTGCATACTATTAGAAAAATTGATCCTCAAGCTAAAATCAATGACTTTTGGGACATGTAA
- a CDS encoding replication-relaxation family protein, with product MMLTNRDKQIIGHLQQFRCMSRDDIIDLHFKNVKNAVTCCNTVTKRLSREGYIDVDTSQRPYVYFPYPNTVRKGSQKIRHFLAIVDVYKQLLRTERPKIFQVEPKYKKGYMEPDIFTIWRKSPFFIEVQNSIYNKATIQTKIKRYESYYRSMEWKKESWQPKHNMVFPSLLILTDLKYSISSSNFRIFQAPSIQHFLTQVQQPKDISVQIGSVKAKL from the coding sequence ATGATGCTAACCAATAGAGATAAGCAAATTATCGGTCATTTACAGCAATTTCGATGTATGTCACGTGATGATATTATTGATCTCCATTTTAAAAATGTAAAAAATGCAGTAACATGCTGTAATACTGTTACAAAGCGGTTAAGCCGCGAAGGATACATTGATGTAGATACATCACAACGTCCATACGTGTATTTTCCTTATCCAAATACCGTTCGTAAAGGAAGCCAAAAGATACGTCATTTTTTAGCGATTGTAGATGTATATAAGCAGTTATTACGAACCGAAAGACCAAAGATATTTCAAGTAGAACCTAAGTATAAGAAAGGTTATATGGAACCCGACATATTTACCATTTGGCGTAAAAGTCCATTTTTTATAGAAGTCCAGAACTCCATTTACAATAAGGCTACGATCCAAACGAAAATAAAACGTTATGAATCGTATTATCGTAGCATGGAATGGAAAAAAGAATCCTGGCAACCGAAACATAATATGGTATTTCCCTCACTTTTAATCCTTACTGACCTCAAATATTCAATCTCTAGTTCTAATTTCCGTATTTTTCAAGCGCCCTCTATTCAGCATTTTCTTACACAAGTACAGCAACCTAAAGACATTTCGGTTCAAATAGGTTCAGTCAAAGCAAAATTATGA
- a CDS encoding FtsK/SpoIIIE domain-containing protein yields MKGWLKKKKYKYQLEEVFKKAKLYDEHITRGGKVPIYPKIHDVFEGNESVRYTFTLPNGVDPAQIHKKWFCFQQILGENLMMEGNIKKFVLHVFHSNASLQPYEYSYKQWQPLLKQYRLPIVVGRDQFGNAIVYDMVDSNTPHLLIAGETGSGKSSIVRVILATLIQQMSPEHLHLYLGDLKNSEFHFLRRVKHVKYVCMEEHEMTNMLAKLWKEVLHRRKLMEEYELGHIDEYNQITKDKPLPYIFIAIDEVAMLQDEKECVTIIEKISAVGRSLGIFLMLSMQRPDAKILDGKLKLNLTIRMGFKCADLINSNIVGTPGSENLSQSGQMILKLDGLKKVQAPYLALDQAKEIIEPYRLSKEQSIKKEEPEHQEDKIFGVLDDANQ; encoded by the coding sequence ATGAAGGGATGGTTAAAAAAGAAAAAATATAAATATCAGTTAGAAGAAGTATTTAAGAAAGCGAAGCTATACGATGAGCACATTACACGAGGTGGAAAGGTCCCCATTTATCCTAAGATTCACGATGTTTTCGAAGGGAATGAAAGTGTACGGTACACTTTCACATTGCCAAACGGCGTTGATCCAGCTCAAATTCATAAGAAATGGTTTTGTTTTCAGCAAATACTAGGTGAAAATCTTATGATGGAAGGTAATATTAAAAAGTTTGTACTCCATGTATTTCATTCTAATGCAAGTTTACAGCCTTACGAGTACAGTTATAAACAATGGCAACCATTATTAAAACAATATCGTCTTCCAATCGTGGTAGGTCGGGATCAATTTGGTAATGCGATTGTGTATGATATGGTTGATTCAAACACACCACATTTACTGATTGCGGGAGAAACAGGAAGCGGAAAAAGTAGTATAGTACGTGTGATTTTAGCTACATTAATTCAACAGATGTCACCAGAACATTTACATTTGTACCTGGGAGATTTAAAAAATTCAGAGTTTCATTTTTTAAGAAGAGTGAAGCACGTGAAGTATGTTTGCATGGAAGAACATGAAATGACGAACATGTTAGCAAAATTATGGAAAGAGGTATTGCATAGAAGAAAGTTAATGGAAGAATATGAGCTGGGTCATATTGATGAATACAATCAAATAACAAAAGATAAACCTTTACCCTATATTTTTATTGCCATTGATGAAGTAGCAATGCTACAAGACGAAAAGGAATGTGTCACCATAATAGAAAAAATATCAGCTGTCGGCAGATCGCTTGGTATCTTCCTCATGCTAAGTATGCAACGTCCAGATGCAAAAATACTTGATGGTAAGTTAAAGCTCAATTTGACGATAAGAATGGGCTTTAAATGTGCGGATTTAATTAACAGTAACATTGTGGGGACGCCTGGATCAGAAAATTTAAGTCAATCGGGCCAAATGATTTTAAAATTAGATGGTTTAAAGAAGGTGCAGGCTCCTTATTTGGCATTGGACCAGGCAAAAGAAATAATAGAACCGTATCGTTTATCTAAAGAGCAAAGTATAAAGAAGGAAGAACCAGAGCATCAAGAAGACAAAATTTTTGGGGTGTTAGATGATGCTAACCAATAG
- the hfq gene encoding RNA chaperone Hfq, with protein sequence MMYTQEKFYEKLIEEKKEVTIFLINGVRVPGKIIAVDKFSVLVLSNGKQQFLYKQAISTVSL encoded by the coding sequence ATGATGTATACACAAGAAAAATTTTATGAGAAGTTAATAGAAGAGAAAAAAGAAGTAACGATTTTTCTAATAAATGGTGTCAGAGTACCTGGGAAAATTATCGCTGTTGATAAATTTTCGGTATTAGTTTTAAGCAACGGAAAGCAACAGTTCCTTTATAAACAAGCAATTTCGACTGTTTCTTTATAA
- a CDS encoding aspartyl-phosphate phosphatase Spo0E family protein yields the protein MNMKLLHDMIEDQKKELGYLVKKYGFRHQKVISVSQKLDLLVYKAMNIYGLDHKIRTKKESLS from the coding sequence ATGAATATGAAATTACTACATGATATGATAGAAGATCAAAAAAAAGAGTTAGGATATCTTGTAAAAAAATATGGTTTTAGACACCAAAAAGTAATTAGTGTTAGTCAAAAATTAGACCTCTTAGTCTATAAAGCAATGAACATATATGGATTAGATCACAAAATTAGAACAAAAAAAGAATCCTTATCATAA
- a CDS encoding DUF3961 domain-containing protein, whose protein sequence is MNRYFDIEENVSDQIWFYGFFATSIFMMFFTYLFSGILYGF, encoded by the coding sequence ATGAATCGCTATTTTGATATTGAAGAGAATGTTTCCGATCAGATTTGGTTTTATGGTTTCTTTGCAACCTCCATTTTTATGATGTTTTTCACCTACTTATTTTCGGGTATCCTATATGGATTTTAA
- a CDS encoding NucA/NucB deoxyribonuclease domain-containing protein — protein MKFKGAVNSFLVMGLLFSGCSAIQNSNPAKQPSGIQDIAQVIEFPSNKYPETAAHIKDAIANGKTDICTIDRDGAAERRKQSLANVPTKKGYDRDEYPMAMCQEGGKGADIRHIKPADNRGAGSYIGNKVEKLPDGTKVKIVVK, from the coding sequence AAAGGGGCGGTAAATAGTTTTTTAGTAATGGGATTACTATTTTCGGGATGTTCAGCAATTCAAAATTCAAATCCTGCAAAACAACCAAGTGGAATACAAGATATTGCACAAGTTATAGAGTTTCCATCAAATAAGTATCCAGAAACCGCGGCACATATTAAAGATGCGATTGCAAATGGTAAAACAGATATTTGTACAATTGATCGGGATGGAGCCGCAGAAAGGAGAAAGCAGTCATTAGCAAATGTTCCAACCAAAAAAGGATATGATCGGGATGAATATCCTATGGCCATGTGTCAAGAAGGCGGAAAAGGTGCTGATATTAGGCATATAAAACCAGCTGATAATCGTGGCGCTGGTTCGTACATTGGGAATAAAGTGGAGAAATTACCGGACGGGACAAAAGTGAAAATTGTTGTGAAATAA